gagaatggGCGGCTGtgtcgttcgaattgtagtctaTAGAAGCGTCCTTAGTGACAGACCAGGCCTCAAGTCCCCCGGAAGGGGGTGCCAAGTTTCCTCATTTGTCAAGCACTCTAATTTTGTACTTTACCTACTTTTTGGGACTAGGTGGTCTAATGGTGTTTAGGCAAAAACCAACATAGGTGTGCCATGTGTAGGAGGTTGTGTAGCCTCGACTAGTAGTGTGCTTATGCCACCAGGTGGAAACATAGGCATCGAAGTATTAGTCATTTGAgggcatgaccatgttcaacgtaGGCCTTGGGATGCTCTAGTATAGAgaagtgatctgattcagattgaaggaactaaaagagctagtggcaagcctaaaatgaccctaggagaagtggtgatgaAAGACATCCATAGTTTAGGCCTTATACCAAGTGTGACCTCAAATATaactgattggagggcaaggatccatgtacgCGACCCCTttgagttgggataaggctgagttgttgttgttgcccCTAGCTATGTAGGAAACCTATCTAATCACACTTACATAGTCCTTAGGTAACTTAAATGGAAGGACACTTGAGCGGAAAAACCCAAACTAGGTTAGcaacttaaaaatatatatattaaaaggcTAGCTCCCGATGTGGTCCCATAATGGGCCGGAGAAGGCCCATTTCGATGGAGAAATAAAAAGCCTTTCTTCATTAAACTGTGGCCCCTAGCTAAGTGGCCATTGTGCCCTTTGCCCCCGCATCAATCAATGTCGTCATGAGACTAAGGAGTGGATGAGCAATAGTGCCAATGATGAATTGGTGAGTATGCTTAGGGCTGAGAGTGAGATGAGGCATGGACAACTTAAGGTAATCCCAATTAGCCCTCACTTCTAGCAGTTCGTGTGCCTCAACCATCTCCTGCATCAGTCACCTGAAATTCATCTAAGGATCTGGTGAGTGCCCACATAGGAATTCCTTGCTTATTAGTACTCATGTCTATTCTGATGGAGGATGCTGGTGAATTGAACCAGGGGAGGAGAAGTGTTGTGAAGCGAAGATGGTGGCAAAATCAGGACAATGGTTTCAACTAGGTTTTCAAAGTCTGATAATGAGAAGTTGTCACTGGAACGTCTCACTGCTTTAGAGGTTGAGTCGGAGGTGAGATTGTAGCAAGAGTTGAAGTCATCAGGATTGATGTTGTCTTTGTTCTGTACTTGCAACGGGTGGAATGCGAGGAGATTGAGCTGGCACTGGTCGTTTGCACTTTGAGAAGTAGAGATTGAGGCCCATGGCCATATTCGGCATTTGCTGTTTCTGTTCTCTTCTCAAAGAGATGTGTGAGGCCTATAGAGAACGAGGGAGGGACTTGTATGAGTGGGAGATAGGAATGAATCTAAGGGTATTTTTACGAAAAGTGGAGGGTATTTTTGTCGGGTGAAAATTTACCACAAAAAGGGAGTTCATACTtttataatagtatgatatgataGTGTGTTATGATACAAGGTTGTTAAAGCGTCGCCTAGGCATCTTGGTTGCTTAGATGCCTTGTTGGCGTCGCCTTAATTTTTTACCACCCTTGGTTTGCCTAGTgcattgacaactatgatatcaTATGATAAATGTATCTTCAGATTGATGCAGAATCATGGCTGAACTAGGTTGACCCTTCTAGCAATCTTGATCGAGACGAACCGGGTctaaattggtttttttttttggttcagtaggatatttgatgatttattttatttaggaaatattgagttattttatttgggaagatatgtaaccttttatttttgggtcgTTGTAGAGAAGTAGGGAGTTacaaatttgagttttattttgtttctaattttattagtctaggtttaggaagtaattaggagaactttcaatttcagttttagatttttattaggaagttttttattttggctTATTATAATTAGGCATGTAGCCCAAGTTATAGGACAAATTTGAAGAATGGGTTGAATGAGTGTTTATGGTGCCGGGTAGGTGCATAACCATGGTCTTGTGaccttcttcccctccccctcttgtgtgatctctctctctctctctctcttgctatctttcttcttcctctcccgtTCTATATTTTCTGTTACCATTACCTGTACCCTGTTTCTGGACAATAGTAGCAGCCCAAATCAAGTTGTTTGATCTCCCTCGTTTTTTATCTACTTGGACTGAAACTTTGGTCAAGAGTTCCGCTTCCATAGGCTACCCAAACCCTGGGTCCTTGCTTCCCATCTCATCTTCTACTAAGAGCATTAGATTTGTGATTGAAACCAAGCCTGTACCTGCCGCCAGGATCAGTTTCAGGTATTAAATACTATTTTTCTGGTAATATCCTGGTTACTTGTCAAATCGATTCAACAGGTCTGAAGCTTGGGAATCTTTCCCTGAAATTTCATTTGGTGTGGAGTCCTGTTGAGGAATATATCTCACTGGGAGTGATTCTGGTTTATCGTGGGTAAGAGTAGAAGAAAGTGTTCTTCGATTAAAACCCAAAGTTGTCTTTATTTACAAGTTACCCTTATCTTTTGTTCCTTCCTAGTTTACCCCTAGAAAATAATCAAAACCCTTCTATATCCTTGTGTCCCCTTTAGAATCTGTTTATTGCAAAATTTACCATCCTTCTTGGAAACTTGAGGTTATTGACAGATTTTCCACTGCTTCCTTGTAATTTGCTCTATGCTATCTGGATGGGCCCATAACTGGTCCGATTCTGGTTTTGGAACCTGGATCCGCATCACAGATAGTTTGAGTCTGCGTTAAGTGCTCTAAAGATAGTTTCAGTTCGTGTTGTTAAGTGCTCTAAAATGAATAGAGgctattttttcttatttgatagCTACTCTGTGATTTGGTTTTGCATGAATATCAGTTTGGGATGGCTCTATGTTCGTTATACATCATGAGTTAAATGAAGGGTTTTGATCAACAATTATATTGTCCATGTTTGGGGTTCTTTGCAGCTTAATATATTGTGATTGAATAGTTTCCAccgaatcaaaagatttttgtAATTTCTACCCTTCTATTAAGTACTTAGCTATTCtacaaaatgtttttttttttttttggatcaagATCCCTATTGTTCTTTCATCATTAGGTTCCTGTCAAAAAATTCTGTTCCATCATTGGGTAAGATGCTACTAAGTAAATAGGGGGCAGATTGGTCCTGACGAATCCTTTTCATGATCAGTCGGGATCTGCATTAACCGATTCTGATCCCAACCCGGTGATCTTGACAACGATTGTCTGTATCCCTGAAATCTCGGTTATGAGTTATCTGAATTCTGTTAATCATCAAactcaaaatttaaataaataattaacaattaaagataaatGAGCTCAATACTGAATGAGGAGATGTGAGCTCTTTGTCTTTTAATTTGGATTATAATTACTAGGGAACAAAACAAGGTAATGAGATCTAGATTGAATGTAACACCTGTGTTTAATATGTGCTCTTAGTGCCACTTCAGTAGTTTGGAAATGTTAACTACTTGTGTGCTCTCTAATCTTCCCAGGAAATGTGGCAGCCTTAGCTGGAGAGTTGCCTCATATTTTGATCAGGCAATGTTGTTTTGCATCTCTTATAATTCTACCTTTTCTTTGTCTGCCTTCCCTCTTTGTCCTCTTTCTGTGTTTTTACCCCGTCAAAGCTACTCTACCATTTTTTGTAAGATGTAATGGAGGGATCAGAAAATACTGATAATTTCTGTTCTCCGCATGCCATATTAAGGTTTTAGAACTTTTAATTAAATTctgtaaattttaaaaaatttagccATGTTATTAAATAGGAATGTTCTTTATGGCAGTCTCGGATTAAAAAGATTATGCAAGCAGATGAAGATGTGGGAAAGATTGCAATGGCTGTGCCTCTTTTAGTTTGTAAGTACAATGTACTGCAACATTCAGAATCCATGTTTTTAGAATATTTCTGAGGTCCTTTGTATTGGAGATTGTTCATATTTCTCACATTTTTTCGTTGCTTTGGTTCTTATTcgtcttctatttcttcttcctcttttttttgggtaatctgTTTTCGTTTACCAAAGAATTGCAGCCGGGGTCAAACCCAATCTCCTTAATGGTGATGTCCTGCATCCAAGCCATGAGGTCCAGTTTTCccatataaaagaagaaaatggtgCAAATTATATTTAGGGTCCTATTATTGATTTATGAAATTTAATGCTCTTCGCGGATGATGTTGCAGCTAAAGCATTGGAACTCTTTCTGCAAGATCTCTGTGATCGGACATATGATATAACACTTCAAAGGGGAGCAAAGACCATGAATTCTTTGCATTTGTAAGTAAAGCTTTTTAATGTATTCTGTTATTGTTCTTTGTCGAGGCAAAACACTATAACCTTGtgactcatatatatatatatatatacccttGCCCTGTGAAATTTAGTCCAGCTTTGGCCAAAAGTTGTTCTATAACCCCCTCTAACAAGTTAGACCTGaacttcaattttgattttgatgtctATTTTGATAAAATCATATTTATGTTCTGCCTATGGTTTTAGTCCATTTATTAacttctccctcctccccccccccctcctttatTGTTGTTATgatcttttttaaattttaaaacggGGCCTGCTAAAAGAAACTTTTCTTGTAGAAAAGGGGGAGTCCTTCCTTTTTGTTATTGTGCTTGAACATGCCAAGGTGAATGACTTTCCCTTTCAATTTAACTTAGGAGCTTAGCTAACCAAAGGCCCTCTGAAACTACAGAATTATGTTacttttttcatattattattattatttttctgtcGTTTTGTTTGTTGGGTAGAGGAGGGTGGGAAGGGAGTTGATGGGAAGGCTTGTTAAGGAATTTGTTTTTGTAAGATTTgttgttttccattttcatcTTGTTTTTGAACTTGGAAGTTGGGTGCTATATTGAACTTTATGTAACCTTCTAATTTAATTTCTGAGGTTGAACTAACTAGGCTTCCCTCCTGATTTTCAGAAAGCAGTGTGTACAGAGCTTTAATGTATTTGATTTCCTGAGGGAAATTGTCGGCAAGGTTCCAGATCTAGGTGGATCTGATGCAGCTGGTGATGATAGACCTGTTACCAAGAGAAGGTTAGTAAATTTTGGCTCTTGCTATTTACTTTTGTCAGGGTAGATATGAATGCAAGTATGTAGCTTGGTTGAAATGTTTAAATTTGTTTTTCAGGAAAGTtgtggatgatgatgataatgatagTGATGAAGAGTCAAAGAGGAGCAGGACGGTAGGGCCTTTGCGTCCATAATTTTCTACTCAAGCGCTGTTTAATTACTTAGGaccaaaaaatttctttttcatcttctgAATGTTGTCTTAAAAAGATGGGAGTGTTTGTATTGCAGCATGATATGGGCCCCCCCAGTAGCAGTGGGAGGGGGAGAGGACGTGGCCGAGGAAGGGGTCGTGGTCGAGGCAGGTTAACAATAGAGAGGGAGAGTGCCCATTTGGATAAGTGTGAAGATGATCCTGACATTTTTCCTCCACACAATGACAAGCAGAATGCTAACCTTGAAGGGCTGGAAAATGGGACTGAGGCTAAAGAATCGAAGGAGAACATCATGATTGGTAGTAGTAGTGTGAGTTCAGCATTACGAAACTTTGATCTAAATGTGAACTTGGATGAGAATGGGGACATGGCAGCTATggcagcggcagcggcagcggcagcggcGGCTGCAGCAGTAGCCCCTGCCTCATCGACAGAACCTCCTGAAATGAAGCATGAGGAATATCCAGGCTGGTCGCAATCCGAAATAGACAAGATGGCCATTGACCCTCTTCAGTTGGCACAGCTCAACAGAAGGTTagaggaggatgaagaagatTATGATGAAGATGGATGACTAACAGTGAATTCCCATCCTGTGGGGTATGATAGCAATAACTCGTTACTGATATGTAGAATAGATGGTAATGTATTCTCTTGCTAAGATAGATTGTTAGGGAGCTTGGGTGGgggaaacaagaagaaaaggattCATTGCATCCACCACCCTCTGGAGATGAAACGTCCCTCCACCATAGAAAGGCTAAAAGTTGTTTTGGCCTCTCTGGGAGGATTTGTACGATATATTGCTTACATCATCCACTAACAAGAACAGTTTCAGTTTCATTTCCCCCTGCTGGACTTTTAGTTTTGGATTCCAGATTGTGTGATACGATCCATCAGTGATGAACTTCTCAGGTGACTTTTGTCAcaagcatggatttaggggatggtattggTATCCGGGTCAGCATCAGTCgatttggtctttttttttttttttttagagtacaatttttttactgttttacccctgaaacaataTGAGTAACCGATCTGAATCGGATAGGGAATGGGGATTGGTTTCagtcgataccgatacttaaaaccatggcacAAGAAGGGCTGTGCATGTTCAGGTATTAAAAGTGAACTTTCTTCCCTACCGTTTTTTTCCTTCCAGCTTGTGCACGTCATCCTTGTGCAGGGCCATGCTAATATTCTATATATTGTTCCAAGCTTATTATGTCTCTGAAGAGACTTCTAcccttcctcctttttcttcttttttatttttgcatttaaTATGTACTGTACTCCTAATCATGCCTGAGGCAGCAGCAGTGCATGGTAGCTGCTGCAATTGCAGTATAACGACACCATTAGTTATTGCGTTCGTTAAACAACCAGTTGGTatttttgctttattttcttccttaatCTCCTTGTACTCCACTCTCATTGAGGAAGTGGATGGTCTTCAACTGCACATGTGCAATTCAAGCTGGTAACTCCTCGTTGATGATGATGGCCATATTTGATCCCTACCCAGCTGGAGAAATGGATAGAATCGTTTCAAGAATTCACTACTTCATATGGATCATCAATTTGTTTCTTAAACTTAAATACCAGCAAAACAAATCGATCTGTCTCTTCTAGCAGCCTCAATGAGCTCCCAAAGAAATTAGGTAGCTAATCTGTTATGGTCCACCAAGAGTCAGACCCTAGAAGTCATGTGTGTCCTGTTGTTATTTTGACTTTCAGTTATTACTTTGACCATTAGTTATGCCGTATGCTTACTACTTAGTCCATGGGATATGCTTCGTGGAAATA
The nucleotide sequence above comes from Macadamia integrifolia cultivar HAES 741 unplaced genomic scaffold, SCU_Mint_v3 scaffold31, whole genome shotgun sequence. Encoded proteins:
- the LOC122067752 gene encoding dr1-associated corepressor homolog isoform X1, with the translated sequence MRKKLDTRFPASRIKKIMQADEDVGKIAMAVPLLVSKALELFLQDLCDRTYDITLQRGAKTMNSLHLKQCVQSFNVFDFLREIVGKVPDLGGSDAAGDDRPVTKRRKVVDDDDNDSDEESKRSRTHDMGPPSSSGRGRGRGRGRGRGRGRLTIERESAHLDKCEDDPDIFPPHNDKQNANLEGLENGTEAKESKENIMIGSSSVSSALRNFDLNVNLDENGDMAAMAAAAAAAAAAAAVAPASSTEPPEMKHEEYPGWSQSEIDKMAIDPLQLAQLNRRLEEDEEDYDEDG
- the LOC122067752 gene encoding uncharacterized protein LOC122067752 isoform X2: MQADEDVGKIAMAVPLLVSKALELFLQDLCDRTYDITLQRGAKTMNSLHLKQCVQSFNVFDFLREIVGKVPDLGGSDAAGDDRPVTKRRKVVDDDDNDSDEESKRSRTHDMGPPSSSGRGRGRGRGRGRGRGRLTIERESAHLDKCEDDPDIFPPHNDKQNANLEGLENGTEAKESKENIMIGSSSVSSALRNFDLNVNLDENGDMAAMAAAAAAAAAAAAVAPASSTEPPEMKHEEYPGWSQSEIDKMAIDPLQLAQLNRRLEEDEEDYDEDG